ACACGACCCAACTCACGCCCATCGCAACCACCGGCTCGGCGTAGCTGACGAGGATGACCTGCGTCGCTCCGCTTCGCTCGAGCAGTTGGAAGTAGAGGAAGAACGCGAACACGCCGGAGACGAGCGTCAGATAGGCAAACGAGAGCACCATCGCCGACGTTAGTTCGATCGCCGCGACCGATTCCCCGCGCAGGAACGCCCATCCGAGCAACACGCCGGCTCCGATGAGCATCGCCCACGCCTGGAGCGTCTCGATCGGCAGCGCCGAGTCGATCGGCCGGACGAGTACGCCCCCGAGTGCGAACGCGATGGCCGAACCGAACACGAGGGTAGCACCGACTGTGACATCGTTTCCGAGTGCGGCTGACGACGGCTGGACGACGGCAATCACGCCCACCAGACCGAGCACGAAGCCCACAACTCCGGCGGGTGCCAGCCGCTCCTCCGGGAGCACCACGGCGGCGAACGCTGCTGTCAGGATCGGGGCCGTACTGACGATCGTTGCCGCCACCGCGCCCGAAACGTACAGTTCGCCGAGATACAACAGTCCGTGATAGAGCGCGATGACGAACATGCCGGCGATAGCGACGGCCGCCCATTCCCCTCGACCCACCGGTCGAACCCGATCGTTTACCACAGCCGCGTATC
This genomic stretch from Natrinema sp. SYSU A 869 harbors:
- a CDS encoding DMT family transporter, producing the protein MNTIGSVPDGYREAVLFSILALCWGSSFVAIEIGLEYVPPLLFAGFRYAIAGAIVFGYAAVVNDRVRPVGRGEWAAVAIAGMFVIALYHGLLYLGELYVSGAVAATIVSTAPILTAAFAAVVLPEERLAPAGVVGFVLGLVGVIAVVQPSSAALGNDVTVGATLVFGSAIAFALGGVLVRPIDSALPIETLQAWAMLIGAGVLLGWAFLRGESVAAIELTSAMVLSFAYLTLVSGVFAFFLYFQLLERSGATQVILVSYAEPVVAMGVSWVVLGYLVDSLTLVGLVTILAGFVIIKREALRSLLRSALGRPSTTTP